From Brevundimonas vesicularis:
TTCGGGGTCCGGCGGGCTTTAAGCGATCAGGCGGCGACGCGGCGGACGGCGTCCACCAGCTTGACGGGGTCGAACGGCTTGACGATCCAGCCGGTGGCGCCGGCGGCGCGAGCGCGCGCCTTCTTCTCCACGTCGCTTTCGGTCGTCAGCACCAGCACCGGGGTGGTGCGGTGGTTCGGGTTGGCGCGCACGCCCTCAATGACGCCAAAGCCGTCCATGCGGGGCATGTTGATGTCGGTGATGATGACGTCGGCGCCCTTGGCGTCCAGCGTCTCCAGCCCGTCGACGCCGTCGACGGCCTGGATCACGGTATAGCCCGCATCTTCCAGCGCCATCAGCAGCATGTCGCGCATGGTGCGTGAATCGTCGATCGTCAGAACAGTCTTGGTCATGCCAACGCCCCCTCGGTGTTGAAGTCCGGCGCGCCATAGGCGGCCCATTGTTCCGTCCAGTATTGGGACACAGACCCTAAACTTAGGTTGACGCCGTCGGCCGCCCACGTCTTTCGCGCCGACAACAGAATCTGCAGGCACAGGCCGCCCAGACGCTGGACGGCGGAGGCGTCCAGAACTACCGGGTGACCGCGCAGGGCCAGCAATTCCGCCTTCAACGGCTCGGCTGCATTCAGGTCCAGAACGTCGGACAGGATCAGGGTTTCAGTCATCAGAACTCCTCCCAGCCGTCCTCGACGGCGGTGGCTTGAGGCTTGGGTGCGGCGCCGCCTCGGCCGATGACCTTCAGAGCGGCGGCCATGTGGCTCGA
This genomic window contains:
- a CDS encoding response regulator; translation: MTKTVLTIDDSRTMRDMLLMALEDAGYTVIQAVDGVDGLETLDAKGADVIITDINMPRMDGFGVIEGVRANPNHRTTPVLVLTTESDVEKKARARAAGATGWIVKPFDPVKLVDAVRRVAA
- a CDS encoding STAS domain-containing protein, whose product is MTETLILSDVLDLNAAEPLKAELLALRGHPVVLDASAVQRLGGLCLQILLSARKTWAADGVNLSLGSVSQYWTEQWAAYGAPDFNTEGALA